From Epinephelus lanceolatus isolate andai-2023 chromosome 12, ASM4190304v1, whole genome shotgun sequence, the proteins below share one genomic window:
- the tmem275a gene encoding transmembrane protein 275: MVITDRNTGTPVPKKEPQNKTRRKSRPHGLPSPALCCACGLCIMLAGLNITLVGAFAFTTLVPSANPPIIIGPILLLVAFSFFGACCVCSRLPPPHSSRRSKVGGRGAGLMGHGGLAGGAAFEIETSEHTLQDTTAVQLSPTSSPGSSRASSPEKEAPDAALPGSCKLFTMETNGPSSVSATAVYSASTAAGGEVRLNLPREEVVA; encoded by the coding sequence ATGGTCATCACTGATAGAAACACCGGCACCCCTGTACCCAAGAAGGAGCCCCAGAATAAGACGAGGAGGAAGTCTCGCCCTCATGGCCTGCCCTCTCCGGCACTCTGCTGTGCCTGCGGCCTATGCATCATGCTGGCTGGACTCAACATCACCCTGGTGGGAGCGTTCGCCTTCACCACACTGGTGCCTTCTGCCAATCCCCCGATCATCATTGGACCTATCCTACTGCTGGTGGCCTTCTCCTTTTTTGGGGCCTGTTGCGTGTGCAGCCGCCTCCCTCCTCCCCACAGCTCGCGGAGGTCTAAGGTGGGTGGCAGGGGCGCCGGGCTGATGGGACATGGCGGGCTGGCTGGTGGGGCAGCGTTTGAAATAGAGACCAGTGAGCACACGCTGCAGGATACCACAGCTGTGCAGCTCAGCCCCACATCCTCCCCTGGATCGTCCCGGGCGTCCAGCCCAGAAAAGGAGGCTcccgacgcggccctgccaggGTCCTGCAAGCTCTTCACCATGGAGACCAACGGCCCTTCTTCTGTTTCCGCCACCGCAGTCTACTCagcctccacagcagcaggaggggaGGTGAGGCTCAACCTACCACGTGAGGAAGTGGTCGCCTAG
- the kncn gene encoding kinocilin has protein sequence MNPVSVGEYHGLRVGSALLSIVAGCIIIGVSRECDADAVGGIFLGAGGLGLLISIYPFIKAWLNINHILPSFGNFRVHPTPANPAPDQPAETLRREGTQSQLNLERCKSRMGTFVDGGPMAETNPDEGTSDMPDVLSLRKLKQLPSDQDLP, from the exons ATGAACCCCGTCAGCGTTGGGGAGTACCATGGGCTTCGGGTGGGCTCAGCCTTGCTCAGCATTGTGGCGGGCTGCATCATCATTGGGGTGTCGAGGGAGTGTGACGCTGATGCTGTAGGAGGGATCTTTCTGGGAGCGGGAGGCCtcg GCCTGCTCATATCTATCTACCCCTTTATAAAAGCCTGGCTCAACATCAACCACATTCTTCCATCCTTTG GAAACTTCAGAGTGCACCCCACACCTGCCAATCCTGCTCCTGATCAacctgcagagacactgagaagAGAAG GGACTCAGAGTCAACTGAACTTGGAGCGTTGTAAGAGTCGAATGGGAACCTTTGTGGACGGTGGACCGATGGCTGAGACCAATCCAGATGAGGG GACATCAGACATGCCAGACGTCTTATCTCTACGGAAACTTAAGCAACTACCTTCTGATCAAGACCTGCCGTGA